The Oncorhynchus nerka isolate Pitt River linkage group LG24, Oner_Uvic_2.0, whole genome shotgun sequence genome has a window encoding:
- the tm4sf4 gene encoding transmembrane 4 L6 family member 4 encodes MCSGSFAKCLGITLIPLAILCVLCNILLFFPGGLVAEDNNHITNEVFYFGGIMGSGVMMIFPALVFLGLKNNDCCGCCGNESCGKRFAMFTSIIFAGVGVLGAGYSFIVSAVAIHNGPKCLFTNGTTELWTNPFVNGDYLNNHTLWEGCRKPEGIVTWHLTLFSMLLVMGLLQVVLCAIQVINGLIGAICGDCCGCCGGE; translated from the exons ATGTGTTCGGGTAGTTTTGCCAAGTGTCTGGGTATCACCCTGATCCCCCTGGCCATCCTGTGTGTTCTCTGCAACATCCTGCTCTTCTTCCCTGGGGGGCTGGTCGCAGAAGACAATAACCACATCACCAATGAGGTGTTTTACTTTGGGGGTATCATGGGATCTGGTGTTATG ATGATCTTCCCAGCGCTGGTCTTCCTGGGCCTTAAAAACAATGACTGCTGCGGTTGCTGTGGCAATGAGAGTTGTGGAAAGAGATTTGCA ATGTTCACCTCTATCATCTTTGCTGGGGTGGGGGTTCTGGGGGCCGGCTACTCCTTCATTGTGTCTGCTGTTGCCATTCACAACGGACCCAAATGTCTCTTTACGAATGGCACAACAGAGTTGTGGACCAATCCGTTTGTCAACGG TGACTACCTGAATAACCACACCCTGTGGGAGGGCTGTAGAAAGCCTGAAGGCATCGTGACCTGGCACCTGACTCTGTTCTCCATGCTGCTGGTCATGGGTCTGCTGCAGGTTGTGCTCTGTGCCATCCAGGTCATCAACGGTCTCATCGGGGCCATCTGTGGAGACTGCTGCGGCTGCTGTGGTGGGG AGTAG